A genomic segment from Halorubrum depositum encodes:
- a CDS encoding DUF5795 family protein: MSNRVVQGRMVTPETLAELVEGEPVLEAESIADADRDCPECGGDVITVGYMPSVTEFVTGFKCQECDWSADDR; encoded by the coding sequence ATGTCCAACCGCGTCGTGCAGGGCCGAATGGTGACGCCGGAGACGCTCGCGGAGCTCGTCGAGGGCGAACCGGTGCTCGAAGCCGAGTCGATAGCGGACGCCGACCGCGACTGCCCGGAGTGCGGCGGCGACGTCATCACCGTCGGCTACATGCCGAGCGTCACTGAGTTCGTCACCGGCTTCAAATGCCAGGAGTGCGACTGGAGCGCCGACGACCGCTGA
- a CDS encoding mandelate racemase/muconate lactonizing enzyme family protein produces the protein MEIRSVEAVPLRRELDERFANAQKWISSREYCLVRIETADGAVGWGECWGPIAGTRETVDDRVAPLLRGRDAREVESIHEDLVFDLRSAYHSTVPAGVVSGVDLALWDLRGKAAGASVATLLGGARRDAVPAYATGHFWPPVDEFAELEAAVVAEAQSHVEAGFDALKMKIGTERHFGWGPEADVKLVRAVREAVGDDVALMADANHAYDLPAARRVADGLAALDVRFFEEPLPPDRTEAYARLNRDADVPIAGGECWALAPEFRRVVDAGAVDVLQPDVTSAGGLTSARRAAETADAAGVATYPHVFGSAVALAASLQLLATLPGSPRLEFDRTPNPIREGLAVDPIRNEGTEVPVPDGPGLGIEIDPETLAEFRID, from the coding sequence ATGGAAATACGCAGCGTCGAAGCGGTGCCGCTCAGGCGAGAGCTCGACGAGCGGTTCGCGAACGCCCAGAAGTGGATCTCCTCGCGCGAGTACTGCCTGGTCCGGATCGAGACCGCCGACGGCGCCGTCGGCTGGGGAGAGTGTTGGGGACCGATCGCGGGTACCCGCGAGACCGTCGACGACCGGGTCGCACCGCTGCTCCGCGGGCGCGACGCCCGGGAAGTCGAGTCGATCCACGAAGACCTTGTCTTCGACCTCCGCTCGGCGTACCACTCGACGGTGCCGGCCGGCGTCGTCAGCGGCGTCGACCTCGCTCTGTGGGACCTCCGCGGGAAAGCGGCGGGGGCGTCCGTCGCGACGCTGCTCGGCGGCGCGCGCCGCGACGCGGTCCCCGCATACGCCACCGGGCACTTCTGGCCCCCGGTCGACGAGTTCGCCGAGCTGGAGGCGGCGGTCGTCGCCGAGGCCCAGTCGCACGTCGAGGCGGGGTTCGACGCGCTCAAGATGAAGATCGGCACGGAGCGCCACTTCGGCTGGGGGCCGGAGGCCGACGTGAAACTGGTCCGCGCCGTGCGGGAGGCCGTCGGGGACGACGTCGCGCTGATGGCGGACGCGAACCACGCGTACGACCTCCCCGCGGCCCGCCGGGTTGCCGACGGGCTCGCGGCCCTCGACGTGCGGTTCTTCGAGGAGCCGCTCCCGCCCGACCGGACCGAGGCGTACGCGCGGCTGAACCGGGACGCCGATGTCCCGATTGCCGGCGGGGAGTGCTGGGCCCTCGCGCCCGAGTTCCGCCGCGTCGTCGACGCCGGCGCGGTCGACGTCCTCCAGCCGGACGTGACCAGCGCGGGCGGGCTCACGTCGGCGCGCCGGGCCGCGGAGACCGCCGACGCCGCCGGGGTGGCGACGTACCCGCACGTGTTCGGGAGCGCCGTCGCGCTCGCCGCGAGCCTCCAGCTGCTCGCGACGCTGCCGGGATCGCCCCGGCTGGAGTTCGACCGCACGCCGAACCCGATCCGCGAGGGGCTCGCCGTCGACCCGATCCGGAACGAGGGGACCGAGGTCCCCGTCCCCGACGGGCCGGGGCTCGGGATCGAGATCGACCCCGAGACGCTGGCGGAGTTCCGGATCGACTGA
- a CDS encoding heavy metal translocating P-type ATPase, producing the protein MGRCRLCDLPTPDPPVGAADVDGEFCCRGCLEVARRLDDVDDAEAGADGLGEAPADGDRATTETALPPDAAEAYLAVDGMHCTTCEAFLGLRADDRPGVRAVEANYGTETARVVYDTETIERGELPAALSGYGYALRFREGTPTENGGEMPAGDGPAGGRPDDRAVERLAVGAFLSMLIMPWYVLSLYPSYLGIEANVLAIDATTAVGRYLPLAFIAVLTTVLLAYTGAPLLRGAYVSVRARRPNMDLLVAVAALSAYAYSTLALATGGTHLYYDVTVAVVMVVSLGRYYERRVRSRANDLLETVTAARVESATRLTPTGTESVPIAGLEPGDRVRVAPGEPVPIDGTVIEGTADADESVITGESLPVRKEPGDPVIGGATLLGDVGDADERGPDERGPDGAVVMRVGEDAESTADSLAAALWEVQTAAPGVQRFVDALATVFVPVVLTLGLLVAGWGLATGETVAAAMLAGLTVLVVSCPCAMGLATPLAVSGGLRDALARGVVVTDSSVFEVARETETVVFDKTGTLTAGEMRVGATYGDDRTLRRAAALERRADHPVADAIREAASGGRPTTEDRPATDGGLDETTVESFTRHPGAGISGELVAGGASEARTTASDDRTSASGDRTTATRVVVGTLGLIERECGPVPDDLRDRVDGVADRGALPVVVGWDGAARGVIAVEDRDREGWDEALAAFADREVVVLTGDDGPRADRFRNHHAVDEVFAGVPPDGKLEAIRGFAAAGTTAMVGDGTNDAPALAAADLGIAMGDGTARAVEAADAVITGEDLRAVETVFDLAAGTRRRIRENVAWALCYNAVAVPLAVAGALNPFFAALAMAASSAVVVTNSTRSVLRE; encoded by the coding sequence ATGGGACGCTGTCGGCTCTGCGACCTCCCGACCCCGGACCCGCCCGTCGGCGCGGCCGACGTCGACGGCGAGTTCTGCTGCCGCGGCTGCCTGGAGGTTGCCCGCCGGCTCGACGACGTAGACGACGCCGAGGCGGGGGCTGACGGGCTCGGGGAAGCGCCGGCCGACGGCGACCGAGCGACGACCGAGACGGCGCTTCCGCCGGACGCGGCGGAGGCGTACCTGGCGGTCGACGGGATGCACTGCACGACCTGCGAGGCGTTCCTCGGGCTGCGCGCGGACGACCGTCCGGGCGTCCGCGCGGTGGAGGCGAACTACGGCACCGAGACCGCTCGGGTCGTCTACGATACGGAGACGATCGAGCGGGGGGAGCTTCCGGCGGCGCTCTCCGGCTACGGGTACGCGCTCCGGTTCCGCGAGGGGACGCCGACGGAGAACGGGGGCGAGATGCCCGCCGGCGACGGCCCCGCGGGGGGTCGCCCGGACGACCGCGCGGTCGAACGGCTCGCGGTCGGCGCGTTTCTCTCGATGCTGATCATGCCGTGGTACGTCCTGTCGCTGTACCCGAGCTACCTCGGGATCGAGGCGAACGTCCTCGCGATCGACGCGACCACGGCCGTCGGCCGGTATCTCCCGCTCGCGTTCATCGCGGTCCTCACGACCGTGCTGCTGGCGTACACGGGCGCGCCGCTCCTGCGGGGGGCGTACGTGAGCGTCCGGGCGCGGCGGCCGAACATGGACCTCCTCGTCGCGGTCGCCGCGCTGTCCGCGTACGCGTACAGCACCCTCGCGCTCGCGACCGGCGGCACGCACCTCTACTACGACGTGACGGTCGCCGTCGTGATGGTCGTCTCGCTCGGCCGGTACTACGAGCGACGGGTCCGATCGCGGGCCAACGACCTCCTCGAAACCGTCACGGCCGCCCGCGTCGAGTCGGCCACGCGGCTCACCCCGACCGGCACCGAGTCCGTCCCGATTGCGGGCCTCGAACCGGGCGACCGGGTCCGGGTCGCGCCCGGGGAGCCCGTCCCGATCGACGGCACCGTGATCGAGGGGACCGCCGACGCCGACGAGTCCGTGATCACCGGGGAGTCGCTCCCGGTGCGAAAGGAGCCCGGCGATCCCGTGATCGGCGGCGCGACTCTGCTCGGTGACGTCGGCGACGCCGACGAGCGCGGGCCCGACGAGCGCGGACCCGACGGTGCGGTCGTGATGCGGGTCGGCGAGGACGCGGAGAGCACCGCGGACAGCCTCGCCGCCGCCCTTTGGGAGGTTCAGACCGCCGCGCCGGGCGTCCAGCGGTTCGTCGACGCGCTCGCGACCGTATTCGTGCCGGTCGTGCTGACGCTCGGACTGCTCGTCGCCGGCTGGGGGCTCGCGACCGGCGAGACGGTCGCGGCCGCGATGCTCGCCGGCCTGACCGTCCTCGTCGTCTCCTGTCCGTGCGCCATGGGACTCGCGACCCCGCTCGCCGTCTCCGGCGGGCTCCGCGACGCGCTCGCCCGCGGCGTCGTCGTCACCGACTCCTCGGTGTTCGAAGTCGCGCGGGAGACCGAGACGGTCGTCTTCGACAAGACCGGGACGCTCACCGCGGGGGAGATGCGCGTCGGCGCGACGTACGGCGACGACCGGACGCTCCGGCGCGCCGCCGCGCTCGAACGCCGCGCCGATCACCCCGTCGCGGACGCGATCCGCGAGGCGGCGAGCGGCGGGCGGCCGACGACCGAAGACCGGCCGGCGACCGACGGCGGCCTCGACGAGACGACGGTCGAGTCCTTTACACGGCACCCCGGCGCGGGGATCTCGGGGGAGCTCGTCGCCGGCGGCGCCTCCGAGGCTCGAACGACCGCGTCCGACGACCGAACGAGCGCGTCGGGCGACCGAACGACCGCCACGCGCGTCGTCGTCGGGACTCTCGGTCTGATCGAACGCGAGTGCGGCCCGGTCCCCGACGACCTGCGAGACCGCGTCGACGGCGTCGCGGATCGGGGCGCGCTGCCGGTCGTCGTAGGGTGGGACGGCGCGGCCCGCGGGGTGATCGCCGTCGAGGACCGCGACCGGGAGGGATGGGACGAGGCGCTCGCGGCGTTCGCCGACCGGGAGGTGGTCGTCCTGACCGGTGACGACGGCCCGCGCGCCGACCGGTTCCGGAACCACCACGCGGTGGACGAGGTCTTCGCCGGCGTCCCACCGGACGGCAAGCTTGAGGCGATCCGGGGGTTCGCGGCCGCCGGCACGACCGCGATGGTCGGCGACGGGACGAACGACGCGCCGGCGCTCGCGGCGGCCGATCTCGGGATCGCGATGGGCGACGGGACGGCCCGCGCCGTCGAGGCCGCGGACGCCGTGATCACCGGCGAGGACCTGCGCGCGGTCGAGACCGTGTTCGACCTCGCGGCCGGGACGCGGCGGCGCATCCGAGAGAACGTGGCGTGGGCGCTGTGTTACAACGCCGTGGCCGTTCCGCTCGCGGTCGCGGGCGCGCTCAACCCCTTCTTCGCCGCGCTGGCGATGGCCGCCAGCAGCGCGGTGGTCGTGACGAACTCGACGCGCTCGGTGCTGCGAGAGTGA
- a CDS encoding DUF5794 domain-containing protein, whose protein sequence is MSVSRHPIALRLERQVGSATKLLATVMVLPLIDGIFPALVVAGVLSTATGVVETGILIFGGSATAAVILAEMDGDRRQMVTSVLLIGAVIVPLAALEAAFAPTFRGFLNLPVFERFAGLVILTIAAKTASSEIGEFLPSPGVIISLGLVASFDPSGFAIETSPEYVVNGAAAAGVGVAFALAVALLSPHLRGRVDIDRFRFGSAVALGVLALPILLGPFDLMQTEAPIALAVLAVTTLFAYDPNADPVAGAADDSPDDGPAGGDDEGTDAAGSGDDGGAAGDAPADGERAPTDPPLDTPPNAPGPIVDDDVAALANGGDRDASDDETDPFTDDDSRAPWL, encoded by the coding sequence ATGAGCGTCTCACGCCACCCGATAGCGCTCCGCTTAGAGCGGCAGGTGGGCAGCGCGACGAAGCTGCTCGCGACGGTCATGGTGTTGCCGCTGATCGACGGCATCTTCCCCGCCTTAGTCGTCGCCGGCGTCTTGAGCACCGCGACCGGCGTCGTCGAGACCGGGATCCTCATCTTCGGCGGCTCGGCCACCGCGGCCGTGATCCTCGCGGAGATGGACGGCGACCGCCGGCAGATGGTCACCTCCGTGCTGCTGATCGGCGCGGTGATCGTCCCGCTGGCGGCGCTCGAAGCCGCCTTCGCGCCCACGTTCAGGGGGTTCCTCAACCTCCCCGTCTTCGAGCGGTTCGCCGGCCTGGTGATCCTCACGATCGCCGCCAAGACCGCGAGCTCGGAGATCGGCGAGTTCCTGCCGAGCCCCGGCGTCATCATCTCGCTCGGGCTCGTCGCGAGCTTCGACCCCAGCGGCTTCGCGATCGAGACCTCGCCGGAGTACGTGGTCAACGGCGCCGCCGCGGCGGGCGTCGGCGTCGCGTTCGCGCTGGCGGTCGCGCTGCTGTCGCCGCACCTCCGCGGCCGCGTCGACATCGACCGCTTCCGGTTCGGCTCGGCGGTCGCGCTCGGCGTGCTCGCGCTCCCGATCCTGCTCGGGCCGTTCGACCTGATGCAGACCGAGGCGCCCATCGCGCTGGCTGTCCTCGCCGTCACCACGCTGTTCGCCTACGACCCGAACGCCGACCCCGTCGCGGGCGCCGCCGACGACTCGCCGGACGACGGTCCCGCCGGCGGCGACGACGAGGGCACCGACGCGGCGGGGAGCGGCGACGACGGGGGCGCCGCCGGCGACGCTCCCGCTGACGGGGAGCGCGCGCCGACCGACCCGCCGCTCGACACGCCGCCGAACGCCCCCGGCCCCATCGTCGACGACGACGTGGCGGCGTTGGCCAACGGCGGCGACCGCGACGCGAGCGACGACGAGACGGACCCGTTCACCGACGACGACTCCCGGGCGCCCTGGCTGTAG
- a CDS encoding cupredoxin domain-containing protein, whose translation MSNPLEDPDDDWWNSPVNRRESIWLGLAGAWSLGIFTWMAGFTQFGDQNPIGTTYDVDPEEYQARVGEYKETTEETDDGLIPPGDDVYVGAMRFNWDGLPVVLEAGREYDIHLGAYDVQHGFSVRPEENLNKQINLQVFPGSEWVIPMTFDEPGTYHVVCNEFCGQGHRTMHGRFTVVEG comes from the coding sequence GTGAGCAACCCACTCGAAGACCCCGACGACGACTGGTGGAACTCCCCGGTGAACCGCCGCGAGAGCATCTGGCTCGGACTCGCTGGCGCGTGGTCGCTCGGCATCTTCACGTGGATGGCCGGGTTCACGCAGTTCGGCGATCAGAACCCCATCGGGACGACGTACGACGTCGACCCCGAGGAGTACCAGGCGCGCGTCGGCGAATACAAGGAGACCACCGAGGAGACCGACGACGGGCTGATCCCGCCCGGCGACGACGTGTACGTCGGCGCGATGCGGTTCAACTGGGACGGGCTCCCGGTCGTCCTCGAAGCGGGCCGCGAGTACGACATTCATCTCGGCGCCTACGACGTCCAGCACGGATTCTCCGTCAGGCCCGAGGAGAACCTGAACAAGCAGATCAACCTCCAAGTGTTCCCGGGCTCCGAGTGGGTGATCCCGATGACGTTCGACGAGCCGGGCACCTACCACGTCGTCTGTAACGAGTTCTGCGGACAGGGGCACCGGACGATGCACGGTCGCTTCACGGTGGTGGAGGGGTAG
- a CDS encoding heme o synthase: MDPPRLTTLLTWSVAGTYLLVALGATAATEVGSAVAAVHHVAAVVVGVLLAATALLARRTAASRRVRVGTIAVLLAYLGQAGVGLAGRTGVVPFDGGVHLLGGIGVFAVLLATLVIRVEATTSGPGVEMTTSDSAGIGDRGASSAADCDAPTATTERDALTVRSRLRAYLELTKPRLMWLLCLLALAGMGLAVAAGAALDGVTVVATLAGGVLAIGAAGAFNHVYERDRDRKMRRTADRPIATDQVGVGRAIGFAVALVVASMAVLLAFVNALAAALTAAAVVYYAYVYTVLLKPTTRWNTVIGGGSGALPALIGYAAVTGTVGLPAVLLAVVVCCWTPAHFYNLAIAHREDYARADYPMLPVVAGVATARRRILAWLGVTLIAAVLLGAVTELGVLYALTTTALGALFVRSVARQYDVGRQGADDVRAAAYRSFHASNAYLGALLAAILVETLAV; this comes from the coding sequence ATGGATCCGCCGCGGCTCACGACGCTGTTGACCTGGTCGGTCGCGGGGACGTATCTGCTCGTCGCGCTCGGGGCCACGGCCGCCACGGAGGTCGGCTCTGCGGTCGCCGCGGTCCACCACGTTGCGGCGGTGGTCGTCGGCGTCCTGCTCGCCGCCACGGCGCTTCTCGCCCGCCGAACGGCGGCCTCGCGTCGCGTCCGCGTCGGAACGATCGCGGTCCTGCTCGCGTATCTGGGACAGGCCGGCGTCGGGCTCGCGGGCCGCACCGGCGTCGTCCCGTTCGACGGCGGAGTGCACCTGTTGGGAGGGATCGGCGTCTTCGCGGTCCTCCTCGCGACGCTCGTGATACGAGTGGAGGCGACGACGAGCGGTCCGGGGGTGGAGATGACGACGAGCGACTCGGCCGGCATCGGTGACCGCGGAGCGTCGAGCGCGGCCGACTGCGACGCCCCGACTGCAACGACCGAACGCGACGCGCTCACAGTTAGGAGTCGACTTCGGGCGTACCTCGAGCTGACCAAGCCCCGGTTGATGTGGCTGTTGTGCCTGCTCGCGCTGGCGGGGATGGGGCTGGCCGTCGCCGCCGGCGCCGCGCTCGACGGCGTGACCGTCGTCGCGACCCTCGCGGGCGGCGTCCTCGCGATCGGCGCGGCGGGCGCGTTCAACCACGTGTACGAGCGCGACCGCGACCGCAAGATGCGGCGGACCGCGGATCGTCCGATCGCGACCGATCAGGTCGGCGTCGGCCGGGCGATCGGCTTCGCCGTCGCGCTCGTCGTCGCCTCGATGGCGGTCCTCCTCGCGTTCGTCAACGCGCTCGCGGCCGCGCTCACGGCGGCGGCGGTCGTCTACTACGCGTACGTGTACACGGTCCTGTTGAAGCCGACCACGCGGTGGAACACGGTGATCGGCGGGGGATCCGGCGCTCTGCCGGCTCTGATCGGGTACGCCGCGGTGACGGGGACCGTCGGCCTCCCGGCGGTCCTGCTCGCAGTCGTCGTCTGCTGTTGGACCCCCGCGCACTTCTACAACCTCGCGATCGCCCACCGCGAGGACTACGCGCGGGCCGACTACCCGATGCTGCCGGTGGTCGCGGGGGTCGCGACCGCGCGGCGGCGGATACTCGCGTGGCTCGGCGTCACCCTGATCGCCGCGGTCCTGCTGGGGGCCGTCACCGAGCTCGGCGTCCTCTACGCGCTCACCACCACGGCGCTCGGAGCGCTGTTCGTGCGGAGCGTCGCCCGACAGTACGACGTCGGCCGGCAGGGGGCCGACGACGTACGGGCCGCCGCCTACCGGAGCTTCCACGCCTCGAACGCCTACCTCGGGGCCCTTCTCGCGGCCATCCTCGTGGAGACGCTCGCGGTGTGA
- a CDS encoding aldehyde ferredoxin oxidoreductase family protein has protein sequence MTEMGGYRDRVAQVDLGDGDVSYEGIDDADAEKYIGARGLGVKYLFEAGPDVDPLGPENRLAFMTGPLTGTQTVMSGRIALVTKSPLTGTVTDSHHGGWSGARLKWSGLDGILLDGESDDPVYLFVEDGEVEIRDASHLWGKETDEAIDALGEEVDGAVGKNLSVMTIGPGGENGVRYACVMNEDDRASGRGGTGAVMGSKNVKAVVVKSGTDMPKPADPETFQEGYQQAMGVIQESEVTAPNEGGLSVYGTNVLMNATEEMDGLPTKNAKYTSTRAYNDAEGIDVDAERVSGENVEENILVNDPTCHSCPVACKKEVETNVTHKGEDMNVHMESYEYESAFALGPNSGHTHRDEIALMIQRCNEVGVDTIEVGNMMAMAMEMSEEGKLDDVETIDWGDTERMIDLIGEIGNRSSDLGDLLAEGADRVADAKDAHDNSLAVKGQSIPAYDPRCMKGMGIAYATSNRGACHLRAYTPAAEILGIPEKVDPYEWEGKGELTATFQDLHAISDSFDICKFNAFAEGIEEYVLQYSGMTGREVTEDELFEAGERVYNLERYFNNLAGFDAEDDDLPGRFVEGHPDAVPGQGGSEGELCELDEMKAEYYETRGWVDGVVPDEKLEDLGIDVGPGTGVSAGDSAAPADD, from the coding sequence ATGACTGAAATGGGCGGCTACAGGGACCGAGTGGCACAGGTCGATCTCGGCGACGGCGACGTCAGCTACGAGGGCATCGACGACGCGGACGCGGAGAAGTACATCGGCGCGCGCGGCCTCGGAGTGAAGTACCTCTTCGAGGCCGGACCGGACGTGGACCCGCTGGGACCAGAGAACCGACTGGCGTTCATGACGGGGCCGCTCACGGGGACCCAGACCGTGATGAGCGGCCGGATCGCCCTCGTGACGAAGTCCCCGCTGACGGGGACGGTCACCGACTCGCACCACGGCGGCTGGTCCGGCGCGCGGCTCAAGTGGTCCGGGCTCGACGGGATCCTGCTCGACGGCGAGAGCGACGACCCCGTCTACCTGTTCGTCGAGGACGGCGAGGTCGAGATCCGTGACGCCTCTCACCTCTGGGGGAAGGAGACGGACGAGGCGATCGACGCGCTCGGGGAGGAGGTCGACGGCGCCGTCGGCAAGAACCTCTCCGTGATGACGATCGGCCCGGGCGGCGAGAACGGCGTCCGCTACGCCTGCGTGATGAACGAGGACGATCGGGCGTCCGGCCGCGGCGGCACGGGCGCGGTCATGGGATCGAAGAACGTCAAAGCGGTCGTCGTGAAATCGGGGACTGACATGCCGAAGCCCGCCGACCCCGAGACGTTCCAGGAGGGGTACCAGCAGGCGATGGGCGTCATTCAGGAGTCGGAGGTCACCGCGCCCAACGAGGGCGGACTCTCCGTCTACGGCACCAACGTCCTGATGAACGCGACCGAGGAGATGGACGGCCTCCCCACCAAGAACGCCAAGTACACCTCCACGAGGGCGTACAACGACGCGGAGGGGATCGACGTCGACGCCGAGCGCGTCTCCGGCGAGAACGTGGAGGAGAACATCCTCGTCAACGACCCGACCTGTCACTCCTGCCCGGTCGCGTGTAAGAAGGAGGTCGAGACCAACGTCACCCACAAGGGCGAGGACATGAACGTCCACATGGAGTCGTACGAGTACGAGTCCGCGTTCGCCCTCGGCCCGAACTCTGGACACACCCACCGCGACGAGATCGCGCTGATGATCCAGCGCTGCAACGAGGTGGGCGTCGACACGATCGAGGTCGGCAACATGATGGCGATGGCGATGGAGATGAGCGAGGAGGGGAAGCTCGACGACGTCGAGACGATCGACTGGGGCGACACCGAGCGCATGATCGACCTCATCGGCGAGATCGGCAACCGCTCCTCCGACCTCGGCGACCTCCTCGCCGAGGGGGCGGACCGCGTCGCCGACGCGAAGGACGCCCACGACAACTCGCTGGCAGTCAAGGGGCAGTCGATCCCGGCGTACGACCCGCGCTGTATGAAGGGGATGGGGATCGCGTACGCGACCTCCAACCGCGGCGCCTGTCACCTTCGGGCGTACACGCCGGCCGCCGAGATCCTCGGTATCCCGGAGAAGGTCGACCCGTACGAGTGGGAGGGGAAAGGCGAGCTCACCGCCACCTTCCAAGACCTGCACGCGATCTCGGACTCGTTCGACATCTGCAAGTTCAACGCGTTCGCCGAGGGGATCGAGGAGTACGTCCTCCAGTACAGCGGCATGACCGGCCGCGAGGTCACCGAGGACGAGCTGTTCGAGGCGGGCGAGCGCGTCTACAACCTCGAGCGCTACTTCAACAACCTCGCCGGCTTCGACGCCGAGGACGACGACCTCCCCGGCCGCTTCGTCGAGGGACACCCGGACGCCGTCCCCGGTCAGGGAGGCAGCGAGGGCGAGCTCTGCGAGCTCGACGAGATGAAGGCGGAGTACTACGAGACCCGCGGCTGGGTCGACGGCGTCGTCCCCGACGAGAAGCTCGAAGACCTGGGAATCGATGTCGGTCCGGGCACCGGCGTCTCCGCCGGCGACTCCGCCGCCCCCGCCGACGACTGA
- a CDS encoding cytochrome c oxidase subunit I codes for MSAIASLFRNDYGADGFRACSVTGLDVHRSVENYVKLFGLTAVIALAVGGSFAFSVAMTRWEFVGLLDASSYYTHLSMHAWNLLIFWMVFMEIAVLYVGGPMVLGRELPLRRLAALGWVTMVVGAIGVNASIWLAEAPNEAPLLTAYVPLPVTPWFYGTAIVFLLGATIAALPFFATIWSETRDSDRTLPLVAFGAFVTGIIAVEAILGGIAAFAYALAWRIDLIASVDPGIYRQLYWIIGHGSQQINLLAMITVWYFLTHVVGGAVVVSEKISRTAFILYLFFINLGAAHHLLVDPGMSAGWRIWNTSYAFYGAAFASMIHAFAIPAGIEAGRRRRGQGGGLFGWLTSAPWRNPVFAATIFSIILFGFLGGITGVVMGQIQVNMTWHNTLATVGHFHATVALGTTLAFFGLVLFVIKTMFRRDFVSDALASAIPYAYGAAMSVATLMLMYAGILYGVPRRTAEAVRNIPGSEFSFAAAVPIFMIFGVFALLAILSGVLFVGVSVGSLLFGDRLPDGDDGGMLPEGGLHADGGEPVHAVELRGTFALCLIFLGVFAAVYVLNWYLLTQLWAIGA; via the coding sequence ATGTCGGCGATCGCCTCGCTGTTCCGGAACGACTACGGCGCGGACGGGTTCCGCGCGTGTTCGGTGACCGGGCTCGACGTCCACCGGTCCGTGGAGAACTACGTGAAGCTGTTCGGGCTGACTGCGGTGATCGCGCTCGCCGTCGGCGGGAGCTTCGCCTTCTCCGTCGCGATGACCCGCTGGGAGTTCGTCGGCCTGCTCGACGCGAGCAGCTACTACACGCACCTGAGCATGCACGCGTGGAACCTGCTCATCTTCTGGATGGTGTTCATGGAGATCGCCGTCCTCTACGTCGGCGGCCCCATGGTGCTCGGCCGGGAGCTCCCGCTCCGCCGGCTCGCCGCCCTCGGCTGGGTCACGATGGTGGTCGGCGCGATCGGTGTGAACGCGTCCATCTGGCTGGCCGAGGCGCCGAACGAGGCGCCGCTTTTGACAGCGTACGTCCCGCTGCCCGTCACGCCGTGGTTCTACGGCACGGCGATCGTCTTCCTGCTCGGGGCGACGATCGCGGCGCTCCCGTTCTTCGCGACGATCTGGTCGGAGACGCGCGACAGCGACAGGACGCTCCCGCTCGTCGCCTTCGGCGCGTTCGTCACGGGAATCATCGCCGTGGAGGCGATCCTCGGCGGCATCGCCGCGTTCGCGTACGCGCTCGCGTGGCGGATCGACCTCATCGCCTCGGTGGACCCGGGCATCTACCGACAGCTCTACTGGATCATCGGCCACGGGAGCCAGCAGATCAACCTGCTCGCGATGATCACGGTGTGGTACTTCCTCACGCACGTCGTGGGGGGCGCGGTCGTTGTCTCCGAGAAGATATCCCGGACCGCCTTTATCCTCTACCTCTTCTTCATCAATCTCGGGGCGGCCCACCACCTGCTCGTCGACCCCGGCATGTCCGCCGGCTGGCGCATCTGGAACACCTCCTACGCCTTCTACGGCGCGGCGTTCGCGAGCATGATCCACGCGTTCGCGATCCCGGCCGGGATCGAGGCCGGGCGCCGCCGGCGAGGACAGGGCGGCGGGCTGTTCGGCTGGCTCACCTCCGCGCCGTGGCGGAACCCCGTCTTCGCCGCGACGATCTTCAGCATCATCCTCTTCGGCTTCCTCGGCGGGATCACCGGCGTCGTAATGGGCCAGATCCAGGTGAACATGACCTGGCACAACACCCTCGCGACGGTGGGACACTTCCACGCCACCGTCGCGCTCGGGACGACGCTCGCGTTCTTCGGGCTCGTCCTCTTCGTCATCAAGACGATGTTCCGTCGAGACTTCGTCTCGGACGCGCTCGCTAGCGCGATCCCGTACGCCTACGGGGCCGCGATGAGCGTCGCCACGCTGATGCTCATGTACGCGGGGATCCTCTACGGCGTGCCGCGCCGGACCGCCGAGGCCGTCAGGAACATCCCCGGCTCGGAGTTCAGCTTCGCGGCCGCGGTCCCGATATTCATGATCTTCGGGGTCTTCGCGCTGTTGGCGATCCTCTCCGGCGTCCTGTTCGTCGGCGTCTCGGTCGGCTCGCTGCTGTTCGGCGACCGGCTCCCCGACGGCGACGATGGGGGGATGCTCCCCGAGGGCGGGCTCCACGCCGACGGCGGCGAGCCGGTTCACGCGGTCGAGCTCCGGGGGACGTTCGCGCTCTGCCTGATCTTCCTCGGCGTCTTCGCCGCCGTCTACGTGCTGAACTGGTACCTGTTGACCCAGCTGTGGGCGATCGGCGCGTAG